One Desulfomonile tiedjei DNA window includes the following coding sequences:
- a CDS encoding HigA family addiction module antidote protein, translating into MAAKRLPPIHPGEILYEDLMKPLGLSQNKLAEELGVDAGRVNQIVAGRRGITADTALRLARYFGTTPEFWMNLQARYDLEVAKDAKAAEIEKRVRVRPRTETAIRA; encoded by the coding sequence ATGGCTGCAAAGAGATTGCCCCCTATACATCCTGGAGAAATCCTGTACGAAGACCTCATGAAGCCGCTTGGCTTGAGCCAGAATAAGCTCGCGGAAGAACTCGGTGTTGACGCGGGGAGGGTAAATCAGATTGTTGCCGGTCGCCGGGGAATCACCGCGGACACAGCCCTGCGCTTGGCCCGGTATTTCGGGACCACCCCGGAATTCTGGATGAACCTTCAAGCAAGGTATGACCTGGAAGTGGCCAAGGATGCTAAGGCAGCGGAGATAGAGAAGCGAGTGAGGGTGAGGCCAAGAACCGAGACCGCAATCCGTGCATGA
- a CDS encoding YebC/PmpR family DNA-binding transcriptional regulator gives MSGHNKWSTIKHKKGAADAKRGKIFSRLIKEITIAARMGGGDPEGNPRLRTAINTARAANMPKDNIERAIKRGTGEIAGAAYEEVIYEGYGPGGVAVMVEALTDNKNRTVADIRHIFDKYSGNLGESGCVAWMFQKRGVIELAAASLTEDEVMELALEAGAQDVKAEGDTFEIMAEPADFEAVRGAVEAKGWQIELAEITMIPQNTVKLEGKKAEQMLKMMDALDDNDDLQKVSANFDISEEEMMRVSA, from the coding sequence ATGTCGGGTCACAATAAATGGAGCACTATCAAGCACAAGAAGGGTGCCGCGGACGCAAAAAGGGGCAAGATATTCTCCAGGCTTATCAAGGAGATAACCATTGCAGCTCGCATGGGAGGAGGGGACCCGGAAGGCAACCCGCGGCTCAGGACAGCTATTAACACGGCCCGCGCTGCCAATATGCCCAAAGACAACATCGAAAGGGCCATCAAAAGAGGCACGGGTGAAATCGCCGGCGCCGCGTATGAGGAAGTGATCTACGAGGGTTACGGTCCAGGTGGTGTGGCCGTGATGGTGGAAGCCCTTACCGATAACAAGAACCGTACCGTGGCTGATATAAGACATATCTTCGATAAATACAGCGGCAACCTCGGGGAGTCAGGCTGCGTGGCCTGGATGTTCCAAAAAAGGGGTGTAATCGAGCTGGCCGCGGCAAGTCTCACAGAAGATGAAGTGATGGAACTCGCTCTGGAGGCAGGCGCACAGGACGTAAAAGCCGAAGGGGACACCTTTGAGATAATGGCAGAACCCGCAGATTTCGAAGCAGTGCGCGGCGCGGTAGAAGCCAAGGGATGGCAGATCGAATTGGCGGAAATCACAATGATCCCGCAAAACACCGTAAAGCTTGAAGGCAAAAAAGCCGAGCAAATGCTAAAGATGATGGATGCTCTGGATGATAACGACGACCTTCAGAAGGTCTCTGCCAACTTCGATATATCCGAAGAGGAAATGATGCGAGTCTCTGCGTGA
- the mutL gene encoding DNA mismatch repair endonuclease MutL, with protein MANNIRVLDEHVINRIAAGEVVERPVSVVKELVENSIDAGSASIRVDIENGGKKLIRVRDNGAGMSHDDAFLSLERHATSKLRSEKDLVGVSTMGFRGEALASIASVSKLRLVTQDASEPAGTEILIEGGVLRKSDHVAMGRGTLIEVRNLFFNVPVRRKFLKAPGLETAYIQELMTKLALAFPSIGFVYSEDGRVKLDAPAVKSTFERIHSLYSKDVRENLLEIDYSLDEARLRGYVARPPYARSNMRSVLTFVNGRSVKDRLVNSAVNRAFANLIERGRFPLAILFIEVPPDQVDVNVHPQKAEVRFVKPGLMSQLILDGIHQTLMGSPFHVAQPQRESIFPRPPTTSLSKHLQDERLPEEPLQEHVPAAPSATSSVEAPAQSPQEHPGRFASLGILGKLPGSFVVLFGDEDLVIMDHHAAHERLLFDELTRSEKSGNRFQSQGLLIPRIIEFSAVEARALAAHLRVLQDAGFEIEEFGERDFVVKGVPGWIDDSKLETFFNELIGVMLDTGLRGDTERLKQEIFKKMACSAAIKETKGMQPEEIRSLLKDLDRTGAPETCPHGRPLTVRFPLEEIRKKMGRK; from the coding sequence ATGGCCAATAACATCAGAGTCCTCGACGAGCACGTAATCAATCGAATAGCCGCAGGTGAAGTGGTTGAGCGGCCGGTTTCGGTGGTGAAGGAGCTTGTGGAGAACTCCATCGACGCAGGCTCGGCTTCTATCCGTGTGGACATTGAAAACGGCGGGAAGAAACTGATCCGAGTCCGGGACAATGGCGCAGGGATGAGCCACGACGACGCGTTCTTGTCGCTGGAGAGGCATGCCACTTCCAAGCTTCGTTCCGAGAAGGACCTTGTGGGCGTGTCAACCATGGGTTTTCGGGGGGAAGCGCTGGCCAGCATCGCGTCCGTCTCCAAACTTAGGCTGGTGACGCAAGACGCGTCCGAGCCCGCGGGCACCGAGATCTTGATCGAAGGAGGTGTCCTCCGCAAGTCCGACCACGTTGCCATGGGAAGAGGGACCCTGATCGAAGTTCGCAATCTGTTCTTCAACGTGCCTGTGCGACGGAAATTCCTGAAGGCGCCTGGTCTGGAGACTGCTTATATACAAGAACTCATGACCAAGCTTGCTCTGGCTTTTCCGTCGATCGGTTTCGTGTACTCGGAAGACGGAAGAGTCAAGCTGGACGCTCCGGCCGTGAAATCCACGTTCGAGCGGATCCATTCCCTGTACTCCAAGGACGTCCGAGAGAACCTGCTGGAGATAGATTACAGCCTGGACGAGGCTAGATTGCGCGGATACGTAGCTCGGCCGCCGTATGCTCGTTCCAACATGCGGTCCGTGCTTACCTTCGTGAACGGTCGGTCTGTCAAAGACCGGCTCGTCAACAGCGCGGTCAATAGGGCGTTTGCAAATCTTATCGAGCGCGGCAGGTTTCCCCTGGCTATTCTCTTCATCGAGGTGCCGCCCGATCAGGTGGATGTGAACGTGCATCCTCAGAAGGCGGAGGTCCGCTTCGTCAAACCCGGCCTGATGTCTCAGCTCATCCTCGATGGAATCCACCAGACCCTGATGGGTTCGCCGTTCCATGTTGCTCAGCCTCAGCGTGAGTCCATTTTCCCTCGCCCGCCCACAACCTCTTTGTCGAAACACCTTCAGGATGAAAGGTTGCCGGAAGAGCCGCTGCAAGAGCATGTGCCGGCTGCGCCCTCGGCTACATCCAGTGTTGAGGCCCCTGCCCAGAGCCCACAGGAGCACCCGGGCAGGTTCGCGTCATTGGGAATTTTGGGCAAACTGCCGGGCTCCTTTGTGGTCCTCTTCGGCGACGAAGACCTTGTGATCATGGACCACCACGCTGCTCACGAGCGCCTGCTATTCGATGAACTCACCCGGTCGGAAAAGAGCGGCAACAGATTCCAATCGCAGGGCCTCTTGATACCAAGGATTATTGAATTTTCAGCTGTGGAAGCAAGGGCGCTGGCGGCTCACTTGAGAGTCCTCCAAGACGCAGGCTTCGAAATCGAGGAGTTCGGCGAACGGGATTTTGTGGTCAAGGGCGTGCCTGGCTGGATAGATGATTCAAAGCTCGAAACCTTTTTCAACGAATTGATTGGAGTGATGCTTGACACAGGGTTGCGAGGTGACACGGAACGACTCAAGCAAGAGATTTTCAAGAAAATGGCGTGCAGCGCCGCAATCAAGGAAACCAAGGGCATGCAGCCCGAGGAGATCAGGTCCTTGTTAAAGGACCTCGACCGCACCGGTGCACCGGAAACATGTCCCCATGGGCGACCGCTGACCGTACGCTTTCCATTGGAGGAAATCAGGAAAAAGATGGGAAGGAAGTGA
- the ruvB gene encoding Holliday junction branch migration DNA helicase RuvB, producing the protein MTDERIITGHPVRGDDEVDRSLRPRKLTEYIGQERIKDNLSVFIQAASEREEALDHILFHGPPGLGKTTLAHIISREMDVQIRTTSGPALEKSGDLAAILTNLENRDVLFIDEIHRLPSIVEEILYPAMEDFKLDLIIGQGPSARTIKLDIAPFTLIGATTRSGLLTNPLRDRFGIMFHLDFYSDVELKAIVKRSAAILKVEINDEGALEIARRSRATPRVANRLTRRVRDYAQVRGTGKIDLETAMKALEMLDVDFVGLDDMDRKFIQTILEKFDGGPVGIETLAAAIGEERDTLEDVYEPYLVKEGFVDRTPRGRVATRKAFEHFKKRFPGNQKALFEPS; encoded by the coding sequence ATGACCGATGAACGCATAATCACGGGTCACCCGGTAAGAGGTGACGATGAAGTCGACAGAAGTCTCCGCCCGCGCAAGCTCACCGAGTACATCGGCCAGGAGCGGATCAAGGACAATCTGAGCGTCTTCATACAAGCAGCCTCCGAACGAGAAGAGGCCCTGGACCACATCCTGTTTCACGGGCCTCCCGGGTTGGGTAAGACCACGCTTGCTCACATAATTTCCAGAGAAATGGACGTTCAGATCCGGACGACATCAGGCCCGGCTCTGGAAAAATCAGGCGATCTCGCCGCAATTCTCACGAATCTGGAAAACCGGGATGTCCTGTTCATTGACGAAATCCACCGACTCCCTTCAATAGTGGAAGAGATTCTTTATCCCGCGATGGAAGACTTCAAGCTGGACCTCATCATCGGGCAAGGGCCGAGCGCCAGGACCATCAAGCTCGATATAGCCCCGTTCACATTGATCGGAGCGACTACAAGAAGCGGCCTGCTCACAAATCCGCTCAGGGACCGGTTCGGCATCATGTTCCATCTGGATTTCTATTCCGATGTGGAACTGAAGGCCATAGTCAAGAGATCCGCTGCCATACTGAAAGTCGAAATAAATGATGAAGGGGCACTGGAGATAGCACGCCGCTCACGAGCGACTCCTCGAGTGGCCAACCGCCTGACCAGGAGGGTTAGGGATTACGCCCAAGTGAGGGGGACGGGCAAGATTGATTTGGAAACGGCCATGAAAGCCCTGGAAATGCTTGACGTGGATTTCGTGGGCCTTGACGACATGGATCGGAAATTTATTCAAACCATACTGGAGAAGTTCGACGGCGGCCCTGTCGGCATAGAAACCCTTGCAGCGGCAATCGGCGAAGAACGGGATACCCTGGAAGACGTGTACGAACCTTACCTGGTTAAGGAAGGTTTCGTGGACCGCACCCCCAGAGGAAGAGTGGCGACGCGGAAGGCTTTCGAACATTTCAAGAAACGCTTCCCCGGTAACCAGAAGGCCCTGTTCGAGCCCAGTTGA